CTCTCCTGTTGGAGAGGGTGCATAACGAACTCTTACCATATATACCTCCGGAAAGTATTCAAATTCAATATATAATAACTAAAAAGCAAAAAAATAAAAAGGGGCTTTCGCCCCTTAAAACTGGAAAAAATGTTCTTTCGGTTATCTCTTCCTGTACTGACGGTCTTTTCTTGCAGAGTGCAAACCGTATTTCTTTCTTTCCTTTTCCCTCGGGTCTCTTGTAAGAAGGCCTTCGCTCTTTAGAACAGGTCTTAATGATTCATCGATCTTGAGAAGCGCACGGGCAATACCAAGTTTAATTGCGTCGGCCTGCCCCCTGAACCCTCCGCCTTCTACATTTGCTCTAATATCAAATTTGTCTTTTAAGTTCGTTATCTCAAGAGGTTTAAAGACTTCGGGTAAAAGAGACTTTACATTGAAATACTCGTTTACATCTCTTCCATTAACTCGGACTTTTCCTGTTCCAGGAGTTAAAACAACCCGAGCAACCGAAGTTTTTCTTCTTCCAACCGCCAAAATTACCTTATCCATTATTCCTCCTTAGA
This genomic stretch from Caldisericum sp. harbors:
- the rpsI gene encoding 30S ribosomal protein S9, producing the protein MDKVILAVGRRKTSVARVVLTPGTGKVRVNGRDVNEYFNVKSLLPEVFKPLEITNLKDKFDIRANVEGGGFRGQADAIKLGIARALLKIDESLRPVLKSEGLLTRDPREKERKKYGLHSARKDRQYRKR